One stretch of Phoenix dactylifera cultivar Barhee BC4 unplaced genomic scaffold, palm_55x_up_171113_PBpolish2nd_filt_p 000240F, whole genome shotgun sequence DNA includes these proteins:
- the LOC120105232 gene encoding uncharacterized protein LOC120105232 — protein sequence MAVVVLAYVSSVLLTLTSLSLLVLLPKKYAILAFILLPIVVIVGLLIYYNGLQLDEADIIAGYEGQKAELKRSSKLSSSVTTLSFGGMVGSISGYTKNVSDLARKPHINVGFFIIFTTSLSGLFSILLALVLPSLNSPITRQRLITFTKFFSYFLLMLQAMTAIAFSHVFLEEFVLPAFFPTILGAMVWFAMEFGLETPTKHGHCVASLEVIELKLTSMVSTSVTSITFVGIATIFTGYIGSQADSLHLNSCVFLMLSAFISGLSLMVLTFRPPNTRSSIMVVRMLTCCTIGLLALAALDVILLVV from the coding sequence ATGGCTGTCGTGGTTCTCGCGTACGTTTCTAGTGTCCTCTTAACTTTGACCAGCCTTAGTCTTTTAGTTCTCTTACCCAAGAAATATGCCATTCTGGCTTTTATTCTACTTCCAATTGTAGTGATCGTCGGCCTGCTCATTTACTACAACGGACTTCAACTAGACGAAGCAGACATTATCGCTGGTTATGAAGGTCAGAAAGCCGAGTTAAAGCGCTCCTCAAAGCTCTCCTCAAGTGTTACTACCCTCTCTTTCGGGGGAATGGTTGGATCTATCTCTGGTTATACGAAAAATGTTTCTGATCTAGCCCGTAAACCCCATATTAATGTTGgtttcttcatcatcttcaccACCTCTTTGTCTGGCCTTTTCTCGATATTGCTTGCCTTGGTACTGCCAAGTCTTAATAGTCCAATCACCAGACAACGCCTGATTACCTTCACCAAATTCTTTAGCTATTTCTTGTTAATGTTGCAAGCAATGACAGCGATTGCGTTCTCCCATGTATTCCTTGAGGAATTTGTCTTGCCAGCTTTTTTCCCGACAATTCTTGGAGCCATGGTCTGGTTTGCTATGGAATTTGGCCTTGAGACGCCAACAAAGCATGGCCATTGTGTGGCAAGTCTGGAAGTCATCGAGCTCAAACTCACCTCTATGGTCTCTACCTCGGTTACATCTATCACCTTTGTTGGAATTGCGACTATATTCACAGGGTACATTGGAAGCCAGGCCGACAGTCTCCACCTCAACAGTTGCGTATTCCTCATGctctcagcttttatttctggCTTAAGCCTGATGGTGCTTACGTTCAGGCCTCCGAACACAAGAAGTTCCATTATGGTTGTCAGGATGTTAACTTGCTGCACCATTGGGTTGCTGGCTTTGGCAGCGCTAGATGTTATCCTTCTAGTAGTTTGA